The segment TAGATAGGGATGGTAGAGTTGAACACCCTCATATACCGGGTACACCCCATTTTGGATATAAAAATAAACAGGTATGAAAATGACAGCAGCAAATATGAATCCGATGCTTATACCGGAGAATTGCTGAATACGCTGCATGCCTCCGAGTCCTGCAATGATAAAACAAAATGAGAAGAAAAAAAACAAGCTTATATAAAGGGGGACAGGGAATATTAGCGAGAAAAGAATAGCTGCCCCAGTTGCTTGGACAAACATGGAATCCATACCCGTTACCAGGAGAAGGAGGATGGTGTACCAATATCCAACCGGAGTCGTCTTTTCTTTTAGCAAATCACCAATGGTTTGATGTAAGGGGTAACGCTTCCTTATATAAGTTGCGATGAATCCGAAAGCGATAAACGCAAAGGCACCCATTAGAGAGTATCCAAGTCCACCTAATATACCGTATTTTATCAGAGCTTCTGGTGAAGAAAGGATGGTGTTTCCCGTTACCCATCTCGAAAGCAATGTGACGATACCAAACCCGATTCCTAGTTGGAAGGTTCCCAGGATATAAATCGAATATTTCTTTTTGTCCATCAATGTGTTCCCTCAAATTTATAATCCCGTGGGGTTTTTCCATAATGCTTTTTAAACTGCTGACTAAAATAGTGCTGGCTGTTAAATCCACATTCATCAGCAATGGTGGAAATATGCATATTCGGGTTTTTAGTAAGTAAATCGGCAGCGATTTCAATTCTATATTTATTTAGGTATTCTGAAAAACCAATCCCTACTTCTTCCATGAACTTACGGCTGAAATAAATAGGGTTCATGTGTATTTTGGACGAGAGATATGGAAGTGTTAGTTTATCTTTGTATTCCTGTTGGATTATTAATATAGCCTGCTGGATGGCGGGACTGTAATTCCCCCGATGTTTGAATTTATACAGTACTTCAACCAGTTCCGCTTCAATCAAAGGTTTTGTCAAATAATCTGCGACACCAATTTTAATGGAGGTTTGTGCATATTCAAAGGTTTGAAAGGCAGTCAAAATGATGAACTCCATATTAGTATGTTTAGTCTTTAATAGTTTGCCAAGTTCGAGGCCATTTTTACCCGGCAGGTGAATATCCAGGAAAGATAAATCAATATGCTGCTTATCACAAATGTTCCATGCCTGTGCTGCATCAAAAGCGTGATAGACCTTCCATTTGGGATAATGCTTGTGCAATAGATATGTTAGTTGTTCAATTTCTAGTTGTTCATCATCCACTAATAAAATGTTCATTCTGCTTGGCCCCCTTTTCGTTGTAGGTAGAGTATGATACAGGCCATGTGACAACTGCGCGTGTTCCGCCGGGTTCATGATATAGCTCTAGAGAAGCCTCTTCTTCTGTATACATAAGGCTCAATCTCCTTCTGATGTTGTTTAGGCCATGTCCTGTACCAGTATCATCATTACCTGAATGCACACCTTTCGAACTGTTCCAAACCGTTAGTAATATATGTGAACCTGAAAGGGATATGGAAATACTTAAATTTGCTTCGCCTGGGTACTTCTCGAAAGAATGTTTAAAAGCATTTTCTACAAGGGTTTGAATAAGAAAAGGGAGTATTGTTGCTTTTTTTATTTCTTCCTCCATATTGAGAGTGTAGGATAGACGTGATTGAAACCGAATTTTTTGTATCTGTAGATAATGGCCTGCATATTCCATTTCTTCTTCGACCGTGCATATAAAATGATCTGATTTATATTTGGCTTTTAAGAACTTAGAAAACACTTCAATCGCCCGAACTAATTCTTCTATCCTATTAAGCCTTGCCAGGCTAAGGATGGAATTAAGGGTATTGAAAAAGAAATGGGGCTGAATCTGTTGGTTCAGCTGAAAATACTTTGCTTGTTGGAGTTCTTTTTCCAGCTTGATTTTATTTGTTTGGTTTTCTAACAGGTCAATTCTTTTTTCAAAGATGAATAAAAACAATAAAGTAAAAGCTCCCACTAAAGGAGCAAGTACGCAGAACATGACATAAAGAGAAAAATCCTCTATCTGGAGCATGGAAGGAACCCCCTCGTGAAACGGAAAAGGGGAGGTGAAAAAACCCCTCCGCTATTTCTTTCTCTCTATTATTTTAATTCAAATCATGTAATTGTAAATGGTTATTATTTGACAAGATGACAGCTTACATAATGTTGGTTGTTCCATTTTTTTAATGGAGGTTCTACCTTTTTACATGTTTCATTTGCTAAAGGACAGCGGGTATGGAACCTGCATCCAGTTGGTGGATCTATTGGGGAAGGAACATCTCCTTTTAGTACAATCTTTTCTTTTTTTGCATCCAAATCCGGTGTAGGAATAGCCGACAGAAGTGCTTGAGTATAGGGATGCTGTGGCCTTTCAAAAATACTTTTCTTTTCGGCTATCTCCACAATTTTCCCCAGGTACATGACCATGACCCTATCTGAAATATGCCGCACGACACTAAGGTCATGCGAAATGAACAAGTAAGTCAAGCCAAAGTCTTTTTGTAAATCCTTCAGTAGGTTAAGGATTTGCGCTTGAATGGAGACATCAAGTGCAGAAACGGCTTCATCACAAATGATTAATTTTGGATTTACTGCTAAGGCACGGGCGATGCCGATACGCTGTCGCTGACCACCGCTGAATTCATGTGGATAACGATTCAATGCCTCCGCTGGCAAACCTACACACTCTAGTAACTCGAGCATTCGTTCCATTCTCTTCTGTTTAGGGATCACCTGCTGGATGGCCATGGCTTCATTCAATGTTTGTTTAATGGTTCTTCTTGGATTAAGCGAAGCAAATGGATCTTGGAAGATTACTTGTAAATCTGCACGCACCTTTCTCATTTCTGTATTGGATATTCGAACAAGGTCTTTATCATTGAACACAATCTCTCCGTCAGTCGGCTGTTCAAGTCGGAGGATGGACCGTCCCGTTGTCGATTTTCCACAACCTGATTCACCGACGATACTTAATGTTTCCCCTTCCTTCAATTCAAAGGAAATATCGTCTACCGCTTTAACAAATGATGTTGGTTTGAAAAGCGAGTCTTTTTTTATGGGAAAATATTGCTTGAGGTTTTTAACTGATAAAAGTACACGTTTTGCTTCTTTTTTGGTTACTAGTTCCATCATGTTGTCCCCTTTCTTATACAACTGATTTTTTCCATTCCTCTGAATACATCCAACATCGAACTTGTCCCTCCCCAGCTTGCAGAGTGGTCAGTTTTGGCGCTTTTGTCTTGCATAGTGAATTTGCGTGAGGACAGCGGTTGGCAAACCTACAGCCTTGGACCTGAGAAAAGGGACTTGGAACGTTTCCGCTAATCGTTGGTAAATACTCATGATCTTCATTTATTTTTGGTAAAGAAGCCAATAGCCCTTGGGTGTAGGGGTGTTTCGGATTTCTAAAAAGCTCTTCTTTAGATGCATATTCCACAACGTTTCCAGCATACATGACGACTACTGTATCACAGGTTTCTGCCACCACTCCAAGGTCATGGGTAATCATCATAACCCCCATCCCAAGCTTTACTTGCAATTCCTTAATTAATTGGAGAATCTGTGCTTGAATGGTCACGTCCAGTGCAGTGGTTGGTTCATCGGCGATGAGAACTTCAGGGGAGCAAGCAAGTGCCATGGCAATCATCACCCTTTGCCTCATACCGCCACTCAACTGAAATGGCTCTTGCTTTGCACGCTTTTCAGGAGAAGGAATTCCTACAAGACGTAGCATCTCCACCGCTTTTTTCCAGGCTTCCTTTTTACTGAGCTTTTCATGAAGTCTAATGCCTTCTGCTATTTGTTCACCTACACTGATAACTGGATTAAGAGACGTCATAGGTTCCTGAAAAATCATGGAGATGTCATTCCCGCGTATTTTTCTCAGTTGGTTTTCAGTCATATTCACAAGGTCTTGGCCTTTAAATAATATAGAGCCTTCCACTATTCTTCCGGGTGGGGAAGGAATCAGCCTAAGAATAGACAGGGAAGTAATACTTTTCCCGCAACCTGATTCCCCGACAATTCCCAAGGTCTCCCCTTTGTGCAAAACTAGATTTACCCCATCCACGGCTTTACTAATTCCTTTATTCGAGAAGAAATGAGTTTTGAGGCCGTTTACTTCTAATAGTTTTTCACTCACCATATTTCACTCCTTTTAGTTCAATTCAATTCGTTTATTAAAAATGCGATAGAGTAAATCGACCAATAGATTTACAAGTACGAAGATAAGGGACGCAACAAGTACTCCACCTTGTACCATTGGCAAATCTCGCATTCTGATAGATTCCACAATCAATCTTCCCAGCCCGTTAATGGCAAATATGGATTCTGTAAGGACAGTACCGCCAAGCAATGCGCCAAATTGAAGTCCTACCACGGTGATGACAGGAATTAAAGCATTTCGCAGAGCATGTTTTGAAATGATAATTTGTTCTCGGAGTCCTTTTGCACGCGCAGTCCGAATATAGTCCTGCCTGATGACTTCGAGCATACTTGATCTGGTCATCCTAGCAACTATTGCAGCGCCACCAGCACCAAGTGTGAGGGCGGGGAGGATAATGTGCTGCCAGCTATCCCAGCCTGCTACCGGCAGGAGTTGAAGTTTGACGGAAAATATATACATGAGCATAAGGCCAAACCAAAAACTTGGGATGGAGATCCCTATGAGGGCAATTAACATGACTGACAAATCAGAGACGGAATAAGGCTTAATGGCAGAAATGATACCAGCCGCCATGCCTAAGACGATCGTTATAAGGATACTGAAAAGAGCTAGTTCCATCGTAATAGGGAGTCTTACCATGATTTCATCAAGGACAGGTTTATTATTTTTAATGGATACCCCAAGATCTCCTTTGAAAATGTTCGTTAAGTAATCAAAGTACTGGACATATAGCGGTTGATTTAACCCCAATTGAGTCCGTATTCCTTCTATTGTTTCTTTTGAAGCACCCTCCCCCGCCAAGAGAACAGCTGGATCTCCAGGAACCATCTGCATAATTAGAAAAACAACCAAGGTTACACCTATTAATACGGGAATCATTTGAACCAAACGTTTTATTAAAAAAGAAATCATCCTTTTACCTCCTTTTTTATTTCATTCTTGGATCTAAAGCATCGCGAAGGCCATCTCCGAAAATATTAAAGCCTAAAACTAAAATGGAAATGGCAAGGCCAGGAAATAGGGCCATATAGGGTGCGCTAAATAAGAAATCCCTTCCACTACTAAGCATGGTTCCCCATTCTGGTGAAGGTGGCTGAGCTCCAAGTCCTAAAAAGGACAACCCTGCTGCTGATAAAATGGCAGTGGCCAATCTTAAGGAACCCTGTACGATGATCGGGGAGAGAATATTTGGGAGTATATGAATGAATATGATTGTTATATCCCTTGCTCCCAACGATCGGATCGCATCTATATATTCTAGCTTCTTGACTTCCAATGTAGAGCCCCTTACTATGCGGGCAAATAAAGGAACAGAGAATACCCCCACTGCTATGGTTACGTTGATTAAGCTGGGACCTAATGCACTGATAATAGCTAAAGCCAACAGAATACCTGGGAAAGCAAGCATGACATCAATTATTCTCATCACAATGGAGTCAACCCATCTGCCGTAGTAACCGGCAACCAATCCAAGCACAATTCCAAATACCGCCCCGAATAGTACAGAGGCAAAGCCGACACCCATTGATAAGCGGGAACCATAAATTATTCTGCTAAGTATATCCCTTCCTTTATCGTCCGTCCCCATCCAATGTTCCATTGAGGGGGAGTGCATGCGATTGTCCAAGTTGATTTCATATGGATCATAAGGTGCCAACCAAGGTGCGAGTGCAGCTACTGTCAAATAAAATAAAATGATGATTCCACCTGCCACTGCTGCTTTGTTTCTAGATAGTTTATAAATGATTTCTTTCCATTTTTCTAATCGAGGATTACTCGTTTCCTCAGCAAGAATTGTTTCTCCCGTCTTTACTTGAACTTCCATTGAATGTCCTCCCTTACAAGTGATGTGTTTAAAATTATCAAAATTTCAAACAAAGTAAATAATTTTAAGATAAGATGTCAAAATATTTTAAAAACAAGTAAATATTCTGAAAATAAAAGGTGAATCTTTTTTTTATAATGCAACTATGCAAGAAAATCACGAGAATTCATTGGAGGGGGAGAATGAAATGGTGAAGGACAGAAAGTTTAGAAATTTTATCATGTTTTTTGTATTTATTTTAATGTTGTCATTTATAAGTGCTTGTTCAACGTCTTCGAACAGTTCAAATGGTTCTGAGAGCAATGCCCGGTCGGAAGAAAAGGGAGGAAGCTTAATCATCGCGCGTCTTTCTGATGCAACCAGGTTAGATCCACACTTTATAACAGACATACCTTCTGCCAATATCATCTATCAAAAAGTATATGAAACGTTGGTGATGACGAATAAGG is part of the Sutcliffiella sp. FSL R7-0096 genome and harbors:
- a CDS encoding ABC transporter permease subunit, whose product is MEVQVKTGETILAEETSNPRLEKWKEIIYKLSRNKAAVAGGIIILFYLTVAALAPWLAPYDPYEINLDNRMHSPSMEHWMGTDDKGRDILSRIIYGSRLSMGVGFASVLFGAVFGIVLGLVAGYYGRWVDSIVMRIIDVMLAFPGILLALAIISALGPSLINVTIAVGVFSVPLFARIVRGSTLEVKKLEYIDAIRSLGARDITIIFIHILPNILSPIIVQGSLRLATAILSAAGLSFLGLGAQPPSPEWGTMLSSGRDFLFSAPYMALFPGLAISILVLGFNIFGDGLRDALDPRMK
- the nikB gene encoding nickel ABC transporter permease, with amino-acid sequence MISFLIKRLVQMIPVLIGVTLVVFLIMQMVPGDPAVLLAGEGASKETIEGIRTQLGLNQPLYVQYFDYLTNIFKGDLGVSIKNNKPVLDEIMVRLPITMELALFSILITIVLGMAAGIISAIKPYSVSDLSVMLIALIGISIPSFWFGLMLMYIFSVKLQLLPVAGWDSWQHIILPALTLGAGGAAIVARMTRSSMLEVIRQDYIRTARAKGLREQIIISKHALRNALIPVITVVGLQFGALLGGTVLTESIFAINGLGRLIVESIRMRDLPMVQGGVLVASLIFVLVNLLVDLLYRIFNKRIELN
- a CDS encoding ABC transporter ATP-binding protein, which translates into the protein MVSEKLLEVNGLKTHFFSNKGISKAVDGVNLVLHKGETLGIVGESGCGKSITSLSILRLIPSPPGRIVEGSILFKGQDLVNMTENQLRKIRGNDISMIFQEPMTSLNPVISVGEQIAEGIRLHEKLSKKEAWKKAVEMLRLVGIPSPEKRAKQEPFQLSGGMRQRVMIAMALACSPEVLIADEPTTALDVTIQAQILQLIKELQVKLGMGVMMITHDLGVVAETCDTVVVMYAGNVVEYASKEELFRNPKHPYTQGLLASLPKINEDHEYLPTISGNVPSPFSQVQGCRFANRCPHANSLCKTKAPKLTTLQAGEGQVRCWMYSEEWKKSVV
- a CDS encoding histidine kinase, translating into MLQIEDFSLYVMFCVLAPLVGAFTLLFLFIFEKRIDLLENQTNKIKLEKELQQAKYFQLNQQIQPHFFFNTLNSILSLARLNRIEELVRAIEVFSKFLKAKYKSDHFICTVEEEMEYAGHYLQIQKIRFQSRLSYTLNMEEEIKKATILPFLIQTLVENAFKHSFEKYPGEANLSISISLSGSHILLTVWNSSKGVHSGNDDTGTGHGLNNIRRRLSLMYTEEEASLELYHEPGGTRAVVTWPVSYSTYNEKGAKQNEHFISG
- a CDS encoding dipeptide ABC transporter ATP-binding protein, producing the protein MMELVTKKEAKRVLLSVKNLKQYFPIKKDSLFKPTSFVKAVDDISFELKEGETLSIVGESGCGKSTTGRSILRLEQPTDGEIVFNDKDLVRISNTEMRKVRADLQVIFQDPFASLNPRRTIKQTLNEAMAIQQVIPKQKRMERMLELLECVGLPAEALNRYPHEFSGGQRQRIGIARALAVNPKLIICDEAVSALDVSIQAQILNLLKDLQKDFGLTYLFISHDLSVVRHISDRVMVMYLGKIVEIAEKKSIFERPQHPYTQALLSAIPTPDLDAKKEKIVLKGDVPSPIDPPTGCRFHTRCPLANETCKKVEPPLKKWNNQHYVSCHLVK
- a CDS encoding response regulator, whose translation is MNILLVDDEQLEIEQLTYLLHKHYPKWKVYHAFDAAQAWNICDKQHIDLSFLDIHLPGKNGLELGKLLKTKHTNMEFIILTAFQTFEYAQTSIKIGVADYLTKPLIEAELVEVLYKFKHRGNYSPAIQQAILIIQQEYKDKLTLPYLSSKIHMNPIYFSRKFMEEVGIGFSEYLNKYRIEIAADLLTKNPNMHISTIADECGFNSQHYFSQQFKKHYGKTPRDYKFEGTH